In Streptomyces sp. NBC_00483, a single window of DNA contains:
- a CDS encoding HipA family kinase, whose protein sequence is MLREITATRYVNPLRTGGSVPGVVEADDLGTYVVKFTGSAQGVKALVAEIVVGELARAFGLRFPELVLAHFDPALGADEPHQEVKELLDASAGLNLGMDFLPGAVDFTPEIAETFPVDPLEAGRIVWLDALTVNVDRTVHSSNLMVWPALGIAEPKLWLIDHGAALVFHHRWDGADPAKAYDFRHHALGGYGPDTRGADAELAPKVTEELLREILSLVPDAWLTDFATPDEARDAYVTYLLARARSSASWLPTDFPSRDELAAADAKRAAATERGRPAWLKRVPDLHGKPPAEQDWSRHVG, encoded by the coding sequence ATGCTGAGAGAAATCACCGCGACCCGTTATGTGAACCCGCTGCGCACCGGCGGCTCCGTACCCGGTGTCGTCGAGGCGGACGACCTGGGCACCTACGTGGTCAAGTTCACCGGGTCCGCGCAGGGCGTGAAGGCGCTCGTCGCGGAGATCGTCGTGGGCGAGCTTGCGCGCGCGTTCGGGCTGCGTTTCCCGGAGTTGGTGCTCGCGCACTTCGACCCGGCGCTCGGCGCGGACGAGCCGCACCAGGAGGTCAAGGAGCTGCTCGACGCCAGCGCGGGGCTCAATCTCGGCATGGACTTCCTGCCGGGTGCGGTGGACTTCACGCCGGAGATCGCGGAGACGTTTCCCGTCGACCCGCTGGAGGCGGGCCGCATCGTCTGGCTCGACGCGCTCACCGTCAACGTGGACCGTACGGTGCACAGTTCGAACCTCATGGTCTGGCCCGCCCTCGGCATCGCCGAACCGAAGCTGTGGCTCATCGACCACGGCGCGGCGCTCGTCTTCCACCACCGCTGGGACGGCGCGGACCCGGCGAAGGCGTACGACTTCCGGCATCACGCGCTCGGTGGATACGGGCCGGACACGCGCGGCGCCGACGCGGAACTGGCGCCGAAGGTGACGGAGGAGCTGCTGCGCGAGATCCTCTCCCTCGTCCCGGATGCCTGGCTCACGGACTTCGCCACACCGGACGAGGCACGCGACGCCTACGTCACCTACCTCCTCGCCCGCGCCCGCTCCTCCGCCTCCTGGCTGCCCACGGACTTCCCGTCCCGCGACGAACTGGCGGCGGCCGACGCGAAGCGCGCGGCGGCGACGGAGCGCGGCCGCCCCGCGTGGCTGAAGCGCGTCCCGGACCTCCACGGCAAGCCCCCGGCGGAACAGGACTGGTCCCGCCACGTGGGCTGA
- a CDS encoding multicopper oxidase family protein — MRRPTGVRAAPSRRRILAVGGALGLLAGGGLGLSGALANRPALTGGMLRSAAPLPEPYTVPLPIPKVLTPAATGKGADRYEITQRETTAEILPGTRTGLWTYNGTFPGPTIESRRRRTVRVRHRNELPVPTAVHLHGGRTPADSDGYPTDLILPDGWPDPEHHHGGGHGAGSHQMADPRAVTSRVTRDYTFPNDQRAAMLWYHDHRMDFTAPAIWRGLAGLHIIRDDVEDALDLPRGEYELPLLICDRSFEADGSLRYPALDPALRERPGVQGPYAAGVLGDVILVNGAPWPVHEADAARYRLRLLNGSNARHYDLEAVTDDGSRLDLVQIGSDQGLLAAPVTHTRVPMAPAERYDVVVDFRGLKPGSRVRLRNRLGSGRTREVMAFRIARKARGGERNGGRVPDRLADDLPGWHRSQATAVREFAFRAGHMQHGRGWLIGGRAFDPVRTDVSTRLGSVEVWRLVADVHHPIHLHLVGFRVLSRGGGPPLPQDAGLKDTISLRPGESAEIITRFDGYRGRYLFHCHNAEHEDMGMMANLEIA, encoded by the coding sequence ATGCGTAGGCCGACGGGCGTACGAGCCGCGCCCTCGCGCCGCCGGATCCTCGCGGTCGGCGGGGCCCTGGGGCTGCTGGCAGGCGGCGGACTCGGCCTCTCGGGCGCGCTCGCCAACCGCCCGGCACTGACCGGCGGAATGCTGCGCAGCGCGGCGCCGCTGCCCGAGCCGTACACCGTGCCGCTGCCGATCCCGAAGGTGCTGACCCCGGCGGCGACCGGGAAGGGCGCCGACCGGTACGAGATCACCCAGCGCGAGACGACCGCGGAGATCCTGCCCGGGACCCGGACCGGGCTGTGGACATACAACGGGACCTTTCCCGGCCCGACGATCGAGTCCCGCCGCCGCCGTACGGTCCGGGTGCGGCACCGCAACGAGTTGCCGGTGCCGACCGCGGTGCACTTGCACGGCGGCCGCACACCGGCGGACTCCGACGGCTATCCCACCGACCTGATCCTCCCGGACGGCTGGCCGGACCCGGAGCATCATCACGGCGGGGGCCACGGCGCGGGCAGCCACCAGATGGCCGATCCTCGCGCCGTCACCAGCCGCGTCACCCGTGACTACACCTTTCCCAACGACCAGCGTGCCGCGATGCTCTGGTACCACGACCACCGCATGGACTTCACCGCCCCGGCGATCTGGCGCGGTCTCGCCGGGCTTCACATCATCCGCGACGACGTCGAGGACGCCCTGGACCTCCCGCGCGGTGAGTACGAACTGCCACTGCTGATCTGCGACCGCTCCTTCGAGGCGGACGGATCGCTGCGCTACCCGGCCCTCGACCCGGCCCTGCGCGAACGCCCCGGCGTGCAGGGCCCGTACGCGGCCGGGGTGCTCGGGGACGTCATCCTGGTCAACGGTGCCCCCTGGCCGGTGCACGAAGCGGACGCCGCCCGCTACCGGCTGCGGCTGCTCAACGGCTCCAACGCCCGCCACTACGACCTCGAGGCCGTCACCGACGACGGCAGCCGCCTCGACCTGGTGCAGATCGGCTCCGACCAGGGCCTGCTGGCCGCCCCCGTCACCCACACCCGGGTGCCGATGGCACCGGCGGAACGATACGACGTCGTCGTCGACTTCCGCGGCCTGAAGCCCGGCAGCAGGGTGCGGCTGCGCAACCGGCTGGGCAGCGGGCGCACCCGCGAGGTGATGGCCTTCCGCATCGCACGGAAGGCCAGGGGCGGCGAGCGGAACGGCGGCCGGGTACCCGACCGGCTCGCGGACGACCTGCCGGGCTGGCACCGCTCGCAAGCGACCGCGGTCCGCGAATTCGCCTTCCGCGCCGGGCACATGCAGCACGGCCGCGGCTGGCTGATCGGCGGCCGAGCCTTCGATCCGGTGCGTACGGACGTGTCCACCCGGCTCGGCAGTGTCGAGGTGTGGCGGCTGGTCGCCGACGTCCACCACCCCATCCACCTGCACCTGGTGGGCTTCCGGGTGCTCTCACGTGGCGGCGGCCCACCGCTGCCCCAGGACGCCGGGCTGAAGGACACGATCTCGCTGCGGCCCGGCGAGTCAGCGGAGATCATCACCCGCTTCGACGGCTACCGGGGGCGCTATCTCTTCCACTGCCACAACGCCGAACACGAGGACATGGGAATGATGGCGAACCTCGAAATCGCCTGA
- a CDS encoding ArsR/SmtB family transcription factor, with product MTAAPPAVCAALGDATRWEILTRLGQGPMSASALARELPVSRQAIVKHLEVLREVGLVESEQRGREVVHIAVGARLGALARELDRIGRSWETRLLRIKELAEGPDGRGEKES from the coding sequence GTGACCGCCGCGCCGCCCGCCGTGTGTGCCGCGCTCGGCGACGCGACCCGCTGGGAGATCCTCACCCGGCTCGGGCAGGGGCCGATGTCGGCGTCCGCGCTGGCCCGCGAGCTGCCGGTGAGCCGGCAGGCGATCGTCAAGCACCTGGAGGTGCTGCGCGAGGTCGGGCTCGTCGAGTCCGAGCAGCGCGGCCGCGAGGTGGTCCACATCGCCGTCGGCGCCCGGCTCGGCGCGCTCGCCCGGGAGCTCGACCGAATAGGCCGTTCCTGGGAGACCCGCCTGCTGCGCATCAAGGAACTGGCCGAAGGGCCGGACGGACGAGGGGAGAAGGAGTCATGA
- a CDS encoding oxidoreductase C-terminal domain-containing protein has translation MVPYFFSTQYDSTLEYVGHPLHWDRVITRGDPDAPGFTAFWLDGETPVAAMTLDNWGAAEHLRALVAAARPTDTGRLGDPGVPLPALPRAAA, from the coding sequence ATGGTGCCGTACTTCTTCTCCACCCAGTACGACTCGACCCTCGAATACGTCGGCCACCCCCTCCACTGGGACCGCGTCATCACCCGCGGGGACCCGGACGCCCCGGGCTTTACGGCCTTCTGGCTGGACGGCGAGACCCCGGTCGCCGCGATGACGCTGGACAACTGGGGCGCGGCAGAACACCTGCGGGCCCTGGTCGCCGCCGCCCGGCCGACGGACACCGGCCGGCTGGGAGATCCAGGCGTCCCGCTGCCGGCCCTGCCCCGCGCTGCGGCTTGA
- a CDS encoding ATPase produces the protein MSDAHATHTADDLAELDRIARRIDIDAPAERVWELVVRPGWYVNDGTVEAEPDIRYEGDVAVVRHASLGEFRFRTVELDKPRYAAFRWIGTPHRGETTGSTLVEFWIDERTEGGVTLRVVESGFSGLADDPAVWLKEREGNDKGWLAELAAAKEFVEAGA, from the coding sequence ATGTCCGACGCACACGCCACCCACACCGCCGACGACCTCGCGGAGCTCGACCGCATCGCCCGCCGGATCGACATCGACGCCCCCGCCGAGCGGGTCTGGGAACTCGTCGTACGCCCCGGCTGGTACGTCAACGACGGCACCGTGGAGGCCGAGCCCGACATCCGGTACGAGGGGGATGTGGCCGTCGTGCGGCACGCCTCGCTGGGTGAGTTCCGGTTCAGGACCGTCGAGCTCGACAAACCGCGCTACGCCGCGTTCCGCTGGATCGGCACCCCGCACCGCGGTGAGACGACGGGCTCGACCCTCGTCGAGTTCTGGATCGACGAACGCACGGAGGGCGGGGTGACGCTGCGCGTCGTCGAAAGCGGATTCTCCGGTCTCGCCGACGACCCGGCCGTATGGCTGAAGGAGCGCGAGGGCAACGACAAGGGCTGGCTCGCCGAGCTCGCCGCGGCGAAGGAGTTCGTCGAGGCCGGGGCGTGA
- a CDS encoding sensor histidine kinase has translation MSARFPLPERLRSKSIRAKVVTLLTVPVVSVMALWGHAAVTTASQISDKEQLKEVNSALVTPISRFTGAVQDERAAAMKYRVAHDAATRQDFTESTARTDKAVDALNAGLRSISTDLADLDASLPDRIQKLKFSADSLSGPRQKAQAPGGTEGIGGYDTAVQRAMSVRAGLAAADSDTARTLLQLARARDALSRQDALLGAAHAADGEMTPGQYREFVGDVAVQRSLTEAALPDLSGRDATAFRAALGTAGAKDLSHVQDMVLAAGARNAVDAVPAGRWQSDARSTLTALDKAGSRAIDEAAGAEPYSLSSLGSSGIAVILGLLGVIVSLLLSVRIGRGLVADLTGLRNAALDMAATRLPASMRRIHNGEDVDLDKEAPLDETPHSDEVGQVGAALTTVQRAALRAVADRAAVLTGVSGVYVSLARRSQVLLHRQLDLLDAMERRTEDPTDLEDLFRIDHLTTRMRRHAESLLILSGSAPGRAWRNPVPLIDAIRAGLAETPDFDRVQLQDIPDLLLAGSAVADVVHLVAELAENASAFSPPHTPVVVRGEPVGAGACLEIEDRGLGMSDEALADANARINASDIDLLDSRKLGLFVVNRLSERQRLDVTLRRSIYGGITAVVFIPQNLLEASHPGLRPVPTPPAAPLPQRTATPPADRPTPRGSAPDPAGSRPQSGLDVPTRRRQTEGLEMRNPAGPEAQPQAPRLGQSAALGGRVGKAAPRRGAPLTGGVDPGTAETPVQRTYSQDVDPGPAEPPVQRTHSQDADPGPAETPVPHAHTQDTGPDGLPRRVRQASISPELRDSAPAQGDGTARSPEAARATMTSLSSGRRRARAAREEGGPAAPNDGGPR, from the coding sequence ATGTCCGCGCGCTTTCCGCTGCCCGAACGGCTGCGCTCCAAATCGATCAGAGCCAAGGTCGTCACCCTGCTCACGGTCCCCGTCGTCTCCGTGATGGCGCTGTGGGGTCATGCCGCGGTGACCACGGCGTCCCAGATATCCGACAAGGAACAGCTGAAAGAGGTGAACTCGGCGCTCGTCACGCCGATTTCACGGTTCACCGGCGCTGTGCAGGACGAGCGCGCGGCCGCGATGAAGTACCGCGTGGCGCACGACGCCGCCACGCGGCAGGACTTCACCGAGTCAACGGCCCGTACGGACAAGGCTGTTGATGCCCTCAATGCGGGCCTGCGCTCCATCAGCACCGACCTCGCCGACCTCGACGCGTCGCTGCCCGACCGCATCCAGAAGCTGAAGTTCAGCGCCGACTCGCTGTCCGGGCCGCGCCAGAAGGCGCAGGCGCCGGGCGGTACGGAGGGTATCGGCGGATACGACACCGCGGTCCAGCGGGCCATGTCCGTACGGGCCGGACTCGCCGCGGCCGACAGCGACACCGCCCGTACGCTGCTCCAACTCGCCCGCGCGCGCGATGCGTTGAGCCGCCAGGACGCGCTGCTCGGTGCCGCGCACGCGGCCGACGGGGAGATGACGCCCGGCCAGTACCGCGAATTCGTGGGCGACGTGGCGGTGCAGCGCAGCCTCACCGAGGCCGCTCTGCCCGATCTGTCGGGCCGTGACGCCACCGCGTTCCGTGCCGCGCTCGGCACCGCGGGCGCCAAGGACCTGAGCCATGTGCAGGACATGGTCCTCGCCGCGGGCGCGCGGAACGCCGTCGACGCGGTGCCCGCCGGGCGCTGGCAGTCGGATGCGCGGTCCACCCTGACCGCCCTGGACAAGGCCGGGTCGCGCGCGATCGATGAGGCCGCGGGCGCGGAGCCGTACTCCCTTTCCTCCCTGGGCAGTTCGGGCATCGCCGTGATCCTCGGTCTGCTCGGTGTGATCGTGTCGCTGCTGCTCTCCGTACGCATCGGGCGCGGCCTCGTCGCCGACCTCACGGGGCTGCGCAACGCGGCGCTCGACATGGCGGCGACCCGGCTGCCCGCCTCCATGCGGCGCATCCACAACGGCGAGGACGTCGACCTCGACAAGGAGGCGCCGCTCGACGAGACGCCGCACAGCGACGAGGTCGGGCAGGTCGGCGCGGCCCTCACCACCGTGCAGCGCGCGGCGCTGCGCGCGGTCGCGGACCGGGCCGCGGTCCTCACGGGTGTCTCCGGTGTGTACGTGTCGCTGGCCCGGCGCAGCCAGGTGCTGCTGCACCGTCAGCTCGACCTCCTCGACGCGATGGAGCGTCGCACGGAGGACCCCACGGACCTCGAAGACCTGTTCCGCATCGACCACTTGACGACGCGCATGCGGCGGCACGCCGAGTCCCTGCTCATCCTCTCCGGCTCGGCTCCTGGGCGTGCCTGGCGCAACCCGGTGCCGCTGATCGACGCGATCCGGGCGGGGCTCGCGGAGACGCCCGACTTCGACCGGGTCCAGCTCCAGGACATCCCCGACCTTCTCCTCGCGGGCTCGGCCGTCGCCGACGTGGTCCATCTCGTCGCCGAACTCGCCGAGAACGCCTCGGCGTTCTCGCCGCCGCACACTCCCGTGGTGGTGCGCGGTGAGCCGGTCGGCGCGGGCGCCTGCCTGGAGATCGAGGATCGTGGGCTCGGCATGAGTGACGAGGCCCTCGCCGACGCCAACGCGCGTATCAACGCCAGCGACATCGACCTGCTCGACTCCCGCAAGCTCGGGCTCTTCGTGGTCAACCGGCTCTCGGAGCGGCAGCGTCTGGACGTCACACTGCGGCGCTCCATCTACGGGGGCATCACCGCGGTCGTCTTCATCCCGCAGAACCTTCTGGAGGCGTCGCATCCGGGGCTGCGCCCGGTCCCGACGCCGCCAGCGGCCCCCCTCCCACAACGCACCGCGACCCCACCGGCCGACCGCCCCACGCCCCGGGGCTCCGCCCCGGACCCCGCGGGCTCTCGTCCTCAGAGCGGGCTGGATGTGCCCACCCGCCGTCGGCAAACGGAGGGGCTTGAAATGCGGAACCCCGCTGGGCCTGAAGCGCAGCCGCAGGCCCCCCGCCTTGGGCAATCTGCCGCCTTGGGCGGCAGGGTGGGCAAGGCGGCACCCCGGCGCGGCGCGCCCCTCACGGGAGGCGTCGACCCCGGTACGGCGGAGACCCCGGTGCAGCGCACCTACAGTCAGGACGTCGACCCCGGCCCGGCGGAGCCCCCGGTGCAGCGCACCCACAGCCAGGACGCCGACCCCGGCCCGGCCGAGACCCCGGTGCCGCACGCGCACACCCAGGACACCGGCCCGGACGGGCTTCCGCGGCGCGTCCGACAGGCCAGCATCAGCCCCGAGCTGCGGGACAGCGCGCCCGCGCAGGGGGACGGGACCGCCCGTTCGCCGGAGGCCGCCCGCGCCACCATGACGTCGCTGAGCTCGGGTCGCAGACGCGCCCGCGCCGCACGCGAGGAAGGCGGCCCGGCCGCCCCGAACGACGGAGGTCCCCGATGA
- a CDS encoding DUF742 domain-containing protein, with the protein MTTPPPPPGRRPDRTDDAWSDRYDEDAGPLVRLYAMTSGRARTGNGAERMDLMAIVRPTHTRPNGPLPPEQRELLALCLRGPRPLVDLASDSGLPLGVVRVLLGDLTAKSLVTVAPPQAPATDSATGEPAGYARPDAHLLREVINGLRAL; encoded by the coding sequence GTGACGACGCCGCCCCCACCACCCGGCCGCCGCCCCGACCGCACGGACGACGCCTGGTCCGACCGCTACGACGAGGACGCGGGGCCCCTGGTCCGGCTCTACGCCATGACCTCGGGCCGCGCCCGCACCGGCAACGGGGCGGAACGCATGGACCTCATGGCCATCGTCCGCCCCACCCACACCAGGCCGAACGGTCCGCTGCCGCCCGAACAGCGCGAGCTGCTCGCCCTGTGCCTGCGCGGCCCGCGCCCCCTCGTCGACCTGGCCTCCGACTCCGGCCTCCCGCTGGGCGTCGTACGCGTCCTGCTCGGCGACCTGACGGCGAAATCCCTCGTCACCGTCGCGCCGCCACAGGCCCCGGCGACCGACTCCGCCACGGGTGAACCCGCCGGCTACGCCCGCCCCGACGCCCACCTCCTCCGAGAAGTGATCAATGGCCTTCGCGCACTCTGA
- a CDS encoding roadblock/LC7 domain-containing protein: protein MAIDWLLDELAARVSEVRYVVMLSGDGLCVGASTGLGRDESERFCAIASGFHSLAKGAGRHFDAGGVVQTMVELEGGFLFVVAAGEGSCLAVFTDGHADIGLVAYEMALLVDRVREHLGVPTRSDGDAP from the coding sequence ATGGCCATCGACTGGCTCCTCGACGAGCTGGCCGCCCGCGTCTCCGAGGTCCGCTACGTGGTCATGCTCTCCGGCGACGGCCTGTGCGTCGGCGCCTCCACCGGTCTCGGCCGCGACGAGTCCGAACGCTTCTGCGCGATCGCCTCCGGCTTCCACTCCCTCGCCAAGGGCGCGGGCCGCCACTTCGACGCGGGCGGCGTCGTCCAGACGATGGTCGAACTCGAGGGCGGCTTCCTGTTCGTGGTCGCCGCGGGCGAGGGCTCCTGCCTCGCCGTGTTCACCGACGGACACGCCGACATCGGCCTCGTCGCGTACGAGATGGCGCTGCTCGTGGACCGGGTGCGCGAACACCTCGGCGTACCGACCCGCTCGGACGGCGATGCCCCGTGA
- a CDS encoding LysR family transcriptional regulator, translating to MDLHALRQFLVIARLEHLSRAAEQLRVAQPSLSRTIARLEAELGAPLFDRGGRLRLNESGRLFRDHVERALGELEEGRRAVAEAAREGIGGVRLASETFLTVTGPLGAYKQAHPGIDVQLHQMAAAEMHRALHAREIDLCVASQPISGDGLDSVRLHDEPVWLAAPPDHPLAARSSVAVEELRDEPFVIARPGHWQRHLLDHLFAAANLTPRIVCEGDEPAATAALVGAGVGLTLIPAMARTADTVSPVAWIAVDAPSCRRTLTLHSRSGSRLSTAARLMHTTLGRWPWSTTAERQPL from the coding sequence ATGGACCTGCACGCACTGCGCCAATTCCTGGTGATCGCCCGCCTGGAGCACCTCAGCCGGGCCGCGGAACAACTCCGCGTCGCCCAGCCGTCGTTGAGCCGCACCATCGCCCGCCTCGAAGCGGAGCTCGGCGCCCCGCTCTTCGACCGTGGAGGGCGGCTGCGCCTCAACGAGTCCGGCCGCCTCTTCCGCGACCACGTCGAACGGGCCCTCGGTGAGCTGGAGGAGGGGCGGCGCGCGGTGGCCGAGGCCGCCCGCGAGGGGATCGGCGGGGTGCGGTTGGCCTCGGAGACGTTCCTGACCGTGACCGGTCCGCTGGGGGCGTACAAGCAGGCCCACCCGGGCATCGATGTGCAGCTGCACCAGATGGCGGCCGCGGAGATGCACCGCGCGCTGCACGCCCGAGAGATCGATCTGTGCGTGGCCTCGCAGCCGATCTCCGGTGACGGCCTGGACAGCGTCCGCCTGCACGACGAGCCGGTGTGGCTGGCCGCCCCGCCCGACCACCCCCTCGCTGCCCGCTCCTCGGTCGCGGTCGAGGAACTGCGCGACGAGCCCTTCGTCATCGCCCGACCGGGCCACTGGCAACGCCACCTGCTCGACCACCTCTTCGCCGCGGCCAACCTCACCCCGCGCATCGTCTGCGAAGGCGATGAGCCGGCCGCCACGGCGGCCCTGGTCGGCGCCGGGGTGGGCCTCACCCTGATCCCTGCCATGGCCCGTACCGCCGACACGGTCAGCCCGGTCGCCTGGATTGCAGTCGACGCCCCGTCCTGCCGCCGCACCCTCACCCTGCACAGCAGGTCGGGAAGCCGCCTGTCCACGGCGGCGCGACTGATGCACACCACCCTCGGGAGGTGGCCGTGGAGCACCACGGCCGAGCGTCAGCCGCTTTGA
- a CDS encoding dihydrofolate reductase family protein translates to MSELLVDFITSLDGYASGEGWPGFWGLEGPEYLAWLGKQPEVTYLMGANTYRLMSGFAAGEVPSGQDEFRPEEEESVDELTQASKVVFSSSLKDPLEWANSTLVRDDAVEAVRAMKSSGTGLLSTIGSLSLCRSLLRAGLVDRFRVVMFPVITGATGEERIYDGYPDVALDMLDHRTFDGRIQLVEYKPRVLEHPPLHVPA, encoded by the coding sequence ATGTCAGAGCTTCTCGTCGACTTCATCACCTCCCTCGACGGCTATGCATCGGGAGAGGGGTGGCCCGGGTTCTGGGGCCTCGAGGGCCCGGAGTACCTCGCTTGGCTGGGTAAGCAGCCCGAGGTCACCTACCTGATGGGAGCGAACACCTACCGCCTGATGTCGGGCTTCGCCGCAGGCGAGGTCCCGAGTGGCCAGGACGAGTTCAGGCCCGAGGAAGAGGAGTCCGTCGACGAGCTCACGCAAGCGTCCAAGGTGGTGTTCTCCTCCTCACTCAAGGATCCACTGGAGTGGGCCAACTCCACGCTCGTGCGTGACGATGCCGTCGAGGCGGTCCGCGCCATGAAGTCGAGTGGCACGGGGCTCCTCAGCACGATCGGCAGCCTCAGCCTGTGCCGTTCCCTGCTACGAGCCGGACTCGTCGACCGCTTCCGGGTCGTGATGTTCCCGGTGATCACCGGGGCCACGGGTGAAGAACGCATCTACGACGGCTATCCGGACGTCGCCCTCGACATGCTCGACCACCGCACCTTCGACGGCCGCATCCAGCTGGTCGAGTACAAGCCCCGCGTCCTCGAACACCCCCCGCTCCACGTCCCTGCGTGA
- a CDS encoding MHYT domain-containing protein → MGHMHHMAGGWITPVLSYVMAVVGSALGLRCTARAQDAGQRSKRNWLLTASVAIGAGIWTMHFIAMLGYAVDGTAIRYDIPLTLLSLLVAILVVGAGMFVAGYGRSRALSVVLGGLGTGLGVAAMHYIGMSAVRLNGSLSYDPVLVAVSVVIAVVAASAALWAALSVRGPVVAAVAALVMGLAVSSMHYTGMAAVKVGVHAGTAPLSGATATAFILPLAVVLGSFLFLTCAFVALSPTADERARSEAAARPLHEVELPAT, encoded by the coding sequence ATGGGGCACATGCACCACATGGCAGGAGGCTGGATCACTCCGGTCCTGTCGTACGTGATGGCGGTCGTGGGATCCGCGCTCGGCCTGCGCTGCACCGCGCGCGCCCAGGACGCCGGACAGCGGTCCAAGCGGAACTGGCTGCTCACCGCGTCCGTCGCGATCGGCGCCGGAATCTGGACGATGCACTTCATCGCGATGCTCGGCTACGCCGTCGACGGCACCGCGATCCGCTACGACATCCCCCTCACCCTGCTGAGCCTTCTCGTGGCGATCCTGGTGGTCGGCGCGGGCATGTTCGTCGCCGGGTACGGCAGGTCGCGCGCCCTCTCCGTCGTGCTCGGCGGTCTCGGCACCGGTCTTGGCGTCGCCGCGATGCACTACATCGGCATGTCGGCGGTGCGGCTCAACGGGTCCCTCTCCTACGACCCCGTGCTCGTGGCCGTCTCCGTGGTGATCGCCGTCGTCGCCGCGTCCGCCGCGCTGTGGGCCGCGCTGTCCGTGCGCGGACCCGTGGTCGCCGCCGTCGCCGCGCTCGTGATGGGCCTCGCGGTGAGCAGCATGCACTACACCGGAATGGCCGCCGTGAAGGTCGGCGTGCACGCGGGAACCGCGCCGCTGTCCGGCGCCACCGCGACCGCGTTCATCCTGCCGCTGGCCGTCGTGCTCGGCTCGTTCCTCTTCCTCACCTGTGCCTTCGTCGCGCTGTCGCCGACGGCCGACGAGCGCGCGCGGAGCGAGGCCGCGGCCCGTCCGCTGCACGAGGTCGAACTGCCCGCCACGTAG
- a CDS encoding GTP-binding protein, whose translation MAFAHSDPMTTPARTDFTALKVLIAGGFGVGKTTMVESVSEIRPLRTEEELTVASRGVDHLDGVTTKSTTTVAMDFGRITLREDLALYLFGTPGQDRFWFLWDELATGCLGAVVLADTRRLADCFPAVDYFESRGIPFIVAVNCFDGVRSHSSEAVSRALDLGPETPVMLCDARDRESGKETLISLLEQVLRRDA comes from the coding sequence ATGGCCTTCGCGCACTCTGACCCGATGACCACACCCGCCCGCACCGACTTCACGGCCCTGAAGGTGCTGATCGCGGGTGGCTTCGGCGTCGGCAAGACCACGATGGTGGAGTCGGTCAGCGAGATCCGCCCGCTGCGCACCGAGGAGGAGCTCACGGTCGCCTCGCGCGGCGTGGACCACCTCGACGGCGTCACCACCAAGTCGACGACGACCGTGGCCATGGACTTCGGCCGCATCACGCTGCGCGAGGACCTCGCGCTGTATCTGTTCGGCACGCCCGGCCAGGACCGGTTCTGGTTCCTGTGGGACGAGTTGGCGACGGGGTGCCTGGGCGCGGTCGTCCTCGCGGACACCCGTCGGCTCGCCGACTGCTTCCCGGCGGTCGACTACTTCGAGAGCCGCGGCATCCCGTTCATCGTCGCGGTGAACTGCTTCGACGGCGTACGTTCCCACTCCTCGGAAGCGGTCTCCCGCGCGCTCGACCTCGGCCCGGAGACCCCGGTGATGCTGTGCGACGCCCGGGACCGGGAGTCCGGCAAGGAGACGCTGATCTCGCTCCTCGAGCAGGTGCTGCGCCGGGACGCGTGA